In Lentisphaera araneosa HTCC2155, the genomic stretch GGGAATCGTGAGGAATTAGCGGGGATCTACGATGAGATCGACAAAATTGGGGTGAGAGAACTCGATACAGTGAGTCACCGCCCCAAACAAGAACTCTATCACCTTCCCCTCGCGTTTTTCTTAGTTTTAATCATGCTCTATCACTTTTATAATCTCTACAAAATTTCTCGTCATATCAAAAAAAGTGAGGTGGTGAGTCATGAGTGATTTTCATTTTATTCGCCCCTATTTTTTATTAGCGCTGATTCCCATGCTCTTGCTGACTTATCTTTTGCTTAAGCGCCATAATGTGATTCAACTTTGGGGCAAAGTCATTGCGCCACATTTACTTGAACATCTCCTGATTGAGTCGGGGACGAAATCCCGTTTGCGCCCTCACCACATCTTTATTTTTGCGGGCTTTCTAAGTATTTTTGCTTTGGCAGGCCCCACTTACGAAAAAGAAGCCTCGCCCTTTAGTGAAGACCAAGCCGCCTTAGTCATTATTCTCAAAACCACCCCTTCCATGCTCGCTCAAGACGTCCAGCCGAGCCGCTTGAGTCGCAGTGCACAGAAAATCTCCGACCTCTTGACCAAACGCAAGGGAACAAAGACCGCTCTCATTGCCTATGCGGGCAGTGCCCACCTCGTCTTGCCCCTCACCGAAGATCAAAAGATTTTATCTCGCTTTGCCTCAGAACTCGATCCATCTATTATGCCCAAAGAAGGCAGTTCTTTAAAAGCAGCCCTCGATTTAGCCAATAAAGTTCTCCAAGAAGGAAAAATTCCTGGAACCGTGCTCTTAATGTGCGACGGTATTAACCAACAAGAACAAGCTGAACTCAAAGAGAGTCCGTACCCCTTTGCGGTACAAGTTTACGCAAGTGCTGGGCCTCCCGGTGCAAAAGCGCCTTTGGATATCCCACCGGTCCAAGCTTTGAACGAGAATGATTTAAAAACCACGGCTCAAAAATTGCGCGGCTCTGTGACAAAAATGACCGTTAATGATGAAGATTTAAATCGCGTCAACTCACATATAGAAAGTAGTATGCAGGCCTCTATGAAAGAAGGTGGTGAACGTTGGAAAGACTCGGGTTACGTTTTGGTTCCCTTCATTCTCATGCTCTCACTTTTATGGTTCCGCAAAGGCTGGGAGTTGAACTATGAATAAAAAAATCACTCTCCACATCAGCCTCATAATTGCGGTCCTCGCAAGCGTGACTTTTTACGTGACTCAGGGGAAAAGTATTGATTCATTTAATGATTTTTGGCAAACAAAAAACCAACAGGGCCAAGTCGCATTAGAGAAAGCTGAATTTGCGAAGGCCGCAAAACTTTTTGAGGATCCCCTGAAACGAGGTCAGGCTTTGTATAAAAATGCGCAATTCGAAGAAGCCGCCATCGCCTTTAATCAAGCGGGAACCGCCGAAGCCTACTTCAATTCGGCGAACTCACTCATTATGATGGGCAACTATGATCTAGCCATCAAATCTTACGATCGCGCCCTTGAACTCAAGCCCAAATTTAGTGAAGCCCAATTTAATCGAGAACTTGCCCTCAAGCGAAAAAAAATCTTGGATGACGCCAAGGATAAAATGGACGAGGGGACAGGAGGAAAACTCGGTGCCGATGAAATCGTTTTCGATGATAAACCGGCTCAGAATAATCAAAGCTCAGTCGAAGTAACTACGGAAGAGACGATGAGTGAAGCCGAAATCAACGAGCTGTGGATGCGACGCGTGCAAAGTAAACCTCGAGATTTTATGAAAATTAAGTTCTCTTACCAACTGAGCCGAGAAGGTGAAAACAATGAATAAGCGACTCACTTTTATTTACTTTTGCCTCTTTAGTTTTCTTCAAATAGCGGCTCAAGAAGGCGCGCCTTTTGTGACCACGAGTTCAAAGAAATTGGATAAACAATGGGTCGGACAAAAGCTCGATTTT encodes the following:
- a CDS encoding tetratricopeptide repeat protein, translating into MNKKITLHISLIIAVLASVTFYVTQGKSIDSFNDFWQTKNQQGQVALEKAEFAKAAKLFEDPLKRGQALYKNAQFEEAAIAFNQAGTAEAYFNSANSLIMMGNYDLAIKSYDRALELKPKFSEAQFNRELALKRKKILDDAKDKMDEGTGGKLGADEIVFDDKPAQNNQSSVEVTTEETMSEAEINELWMRRVQSKPRDFMKIKFSYQLSREGENNE
- a CDS encoding VWA domain-containing protein encodes the protein MSDFHFIRPYFLLALIPMLLLTYLLLKRHNVIQLWGKVIAPHLLEHLLIESGTKSRLRPHHIFIFAGFLSIFALAGPTYEKEASPFSEDQAALVIILKTTPSMLAQDVQPSRLSRSAQKISDLLTKRKGTKTALIAYAGSAHLVLPLTEDQKILSRFASELDPSIMPKEGSSLKAALDLANKVLQEGKIPGTVLLMCDGINQQEQAELKESPYPFAVQVYASAGPPGAKAPLDIPPVQALNENDLKTTAQKLRGSVTKMTVNDEDLNRVNSHIESSMQASMKEGGERWKDSGYVLVPFILMLSLLWFRKGWELNYE